In the genome of Lathyrus oleraceus cultivar Zhongwan6 chromosome 4, CAAS_Psat_ZW6_1.0, whole genome shotgun sequence, the window CTAAAAGAAgccctgaaggaaactcatctgcatcaaggttacctccgcccaactcaacccgacttgccaattcaaggttgcaattcaattgcaaacaggtttgcattactcttaccgctttatgttcttaatttgcatatggcattatgattgaatttataaaaatatcttaagttttgcatgtgaatttaagtatgcatgaatatcttgaatgtttaaccatgtaatctctgtaatggatgccatagggtgtgaagcttgctgaaattgtactgttatcaaaaccagaatccgcagccgctcgctagcacatcgctaagcgagcatgtagcgagtattcgcgaagccttcgctaggcgaggcaggagcgaacgtgacagtcgctgacttttctgttctgattgttgctcatctgacatgttttatcatagccatgcattgttcatctgaccctattactgttgtgatttcttttgtggtgtaattctcgattgcaccctgatttggtattctgacctgtttgctgaattttgtaagggttcacatactcccggaaaaggtagcttgctaggtattccactttatttgtgggatacccttgtggagattcatcctaattacttaattgattttaatgtggagattcgtcctaattatttaattgattttaatgtggagattcgtcctaattacttaattgattttaatgtggagattcatcctaattacctaattgattataaaatattgcctttgaacatgtgatcttggacctctctttgttgccttacggtattatggtattacggtcatgtcccgcgaacgtggggatacacttagcaaatacctttcgattaaatcatcatgtccctataaaataaatcatagtccctcggatgttgccttcgaatatatgattttgtccctcgatgacccttcggtgtagcctacggttaaatgatgatcgtcccttcgaatgctaaggtatccttacaaatgttgccctcaatgaccaatcgatgaccctacgatgtcccttttacatccaaaggaggaaactacttacttctcaatagtaaggacagttttaccctcataaggataggaaatgcccataaagaccttgggtaggtataactcttaattgctggctcacaacctaaaacatttttcatacctcacactttgcaatTACTAGAAAATCgccacttggtatacattcgtactagaatcattgccaagttatatttttctaaaccgctttcaaaattaaatgagataagtactttgtatacattcgtacaagaatcattacaaagttaaactctttttttcaaaacatttttttaacaattcacaaacacttttttccagataaacataagtgatcaagcaattaagagcccatggataaccatggatacaaagggtgctaacaccttccctttgtataatgtacctcccgaacccaaaatctaattaaggtctttcctgttcttttccacctgtccttattggataaaagaaaagtcggtggcgactcttgctatccgcgacatttgctttccaaagcaaaacacataaagtcagttcaccgtatgacagagGAAGATCCCAAAGATCAAGACATTGCAAAGGCTACTCACTTGAAAATCTCAGAGATCAGGGATCACATGACCACAAAAGGAAAAATGCTTGGTTTGACAGCTAAGTTTCTAATGAACAAAGCTCAGTATTTTGCTAGAATGAGGAGTGTGGATGCTTTTGAGGCTGTTTTTGCTCTACTTATTTATGGATTGTTCCTATTTCCTAGTTTTGATGACTTCGCTGCCATGGATGCCATCAAGAACTTCTTAAtaggaaatccagttcctacttTGGTTGCTGATGCCTATCATTCTGTTCATATGAGGAATTCTTACAGTGGAGGAATGATTACATGTTGTGTGCCtatgttgtacaagtggtttatttctcacttgcctaGGTCTCATGCTTTTTGGGATCTTAAGGATGGTCTTTTATGGTCACAGAAGATTATGTCGCTCACACATTCAGATATTGTTTGGTATAGTCGTGACTATGATGGAGTTAGTATCATTGATAGTTGTGGAGGATTTTCTAATGTACCTCTCCTTGGTACAAAAGGAGGCATCAGTTACAACCCAATCCTAGCTCGGCGTCAACTCGATTATCCAATGAGAGATAAGCCAAAGAATATTCACTTGGAGGGTTTGTTCTTTAAGGAATATGAAGATTGCAAAGCGCTCAAAGAGAAGATTGTGCACGCTTGGCGCCATGTTCATAAGTTAGAAAAGAAAGTCTTAGGGAAGACAAACTGTGTCTCCTTAGAACCTTATCTTAAATGGGTGCAAGATAGGGCCATCAACTTGAAAATGCCTTATCCTCGCCAAGAGCCTTTGCCTTTAGCTGACAAAGAACCTACCTATATCTTCATGACTGATGCAAAGAAGTTGAAGATTTCTTTGACCAAAGCGCATCGAGAAAGGGACGCTTGGAAGAACAAGTATCAAATCATCAAAAATGAGGATGAAGAACTTCAAAGGCAGTTGAAGATGAAGAATGAAGAAGAGCTCTCCAACAAGACGAGGAaggtgcaagaggatttatttcCCTATGGCGTTCAATCAAATACTCCTCGGAAGTTGATCGTGGACAAGCTTGTGCTCGAGAAGGCTGAGATGGAAGAACAAATTAAGAAACTCAACTTAAGGCTACTAAGGGAATCTCCTTAAGACTTTACTTAGCTTTTATTTAGCTTTGTTTAGAACTCCTCCCTTTGATTAATGAAATGATTTTCTTTTGGTCAATTTTATTTGCCTTTTGATGTTTGCAATTatctcttaagttccttgaaacttttaaaattttgcattttcattgcattcatgcacatgtcatcacacttgcattttttatcaaAATGAAAACTCATCTCCGTCATTTCTTCTCCAATAGTTTCCACACTGAGACCCTCACACCAGTACAACACCAGAGCTCAAGCCCGACGTAGAATGGCCGAGCAAGAGCAAGAGATGGAAAGAGTCAATGAAGAGCTTACAGATCTACATGGGAATATAGGTCAAATCATGGAGATGTTGCAAATAATACATGCAAAGATGGATACTCAACCCACAATTGTTTCTGAGATCTTCAATCCGGTGATTACTCCTCAGCCAACAATTACTACTCCAGCAACTTGGCCTCCCTTTGGTCTTCCTTTTGGTTTTGTGCCTCCTCCTCAAGGACAGTCCACTCAACACACAGTTCCATTAACTACTGAAGTTAATCAAGTGATTCCTACTTTTGCACCCACTGCCATGCACACTCGAGTTCAACCGTACTTCGATGATCATCATCAAGTGTATGATATACCTGATATGTCTGAAGAAGGTGATGAAAGACATGAAAAGCTGAGAGAAAATTTTGAAACCATTGAGAAAAGGCTAAGAGCAATGGAAGGTGATCAGATCTTTGGTGCTGCTGCCAGAGAAATGTGCCTTGTATCTGGATTGGTGATCCCCGCAAAATTCAAGACACCCAACCTTGATCAATATGAAGGAGCTACTTGTCCCAAAAgtcatctcatcatgtattaTAGAAAGATGGCAGCTCACATGGACAATGACAAACTCATGATCcactttttccaagacagtttgaaAGGTGCCTCTTCCAAATGGTACTTGACCCTTGATCAGACTCGCATCCGTTGTTTCCAAGATTTGTCTGATGCTTTCAtcaaacaatacaagtacaacatggatcTAGCTCCCGATAGAAGGCAATTGTTGAGCATGTCCCAAAAGGATTCTGAATcctttaaagaatatgcacaaaggtAGAGAGAGACTGCATCTCAAGTGGAACCTCCATTAACAGAAAAAGAATTGGCAGATTGGTTCGTCGACACAGTGCGACCAGAATTTTTTGAAAGGATGGTGGGAAGCGATACTGCAAGTTTTTCTGACTTGGTGGCCGTGGGTATCAAAGTGGAAATTGGCTTAAAAAATGGCAAGATGATTATTGCAGCTAGTAATTccaacaataacaacaataccaagAAATTCTCTAGTAGTTTCTAtaaaaaaaggaagaagaaaCAAATGCAGTGATGGGTAGTAGAAGAAAGAATCAGCCTTGGAAAAAGCAACAATATTTTGCTCAACAACATtatgttcaacaaccacaatttTCTCAACAGTCGTATGTAGCAGCTATTACACCAACTTTCAATCAGCAAGTCCCAGTGCATCAGTCGACTCAAGAAGTTCCGATCTTTCAAACAACACCCAACGTTCCAACTTATCAACAAGCGCCCAACGCTCCAGCTTATCAACAAAATACTCCAGCTCCGCGCCAAAATGCTCCATTTCAGAATAGAAGACAAGGTGGAAAACCTCTTATTCCTCAGATTCCTATGTCTTACACTGAATTATATCCGTCATTGTTGAAGAAAGGGTTAGTTGTTTCGAGACCTTTGGGACCTCCACCAGATCCTCTCCCACCATATTACAATCCCAATGCACATTGTCTGTTCCATGAAGGTGCCCCAGGGCATGATTTGGAAGGTTGTTATGCCTTAAAACATATTGTGAGGGAATTGATTGAGAAAAAGATTCTTTCATTTGGGGATACCAGTCCAAATGTCAAAAACAATCCTTTGCCTGCCCATGGGTCTGTAAATGCTATTGATGATGAGCCTGATGAAGGTCTAATTCTGGATGCAACCAAAATCAAGACTCCGCTTAGAGATTTTCATGCAAAGTTAGTGGAGGCAGGTTTATTGAAAAATTGCCATAAGAGTTGTGAAGAATGTACTATTGGTCCTAAAGATGTGAAATGGTCCGAAAGGATATTCAAGAATTGATTAACCAAGGTGTGTTGCAAGTAAGCGGTCGTATGAAAAAGAATGAGGTAGCAGTGATTAAACCCATCTTCAATATACCTGAGTTAAGTACTACAACACCAATCTTCAACATTCCAGAGCCAATATTCAACGTTCTAGATTCTATTGTTATTCAGCCAATTTTCAACATCCCAGAATCAGTTGAATCAATCTTCAATATGCCTAATCCAGTGGTTGTCCAAAGGCCTAGCTCTTTTCCTTTTGAGAATACTAAAGTAGTTCCTTGGAAGTATGATACAACTGTGGTTAACCAAAGGTCTGAGAAAGTAGGTCAGAAAGAAGGTCTAAATATTGCAAGCACTGATATAGTAGTGGGAAGTAGAATGACTCGCAGTGGTCGCATTTATACCCCTCAGTTCAACTTGGCTCCGCCAATTCCACCAAAAGAAACCACCACTACTGTTACCGACGAAGGCAAAGAGGTGATCCCAACAGATGAAGACGCTGAATTTCTGAggattatcaagaagagtgattacaagattaTTGATCAGCTGCATCAAACTCTTTCAAAGATATCCATTTTGTCTCTTCTCATGAGTTCTCTAGCTCATAGGAGTGCCTTACAGAAATTGTTAGCTCAGGCTCATGTCACTCACGACATTACTATTGATCAATTTGATGGGGTCATTGCCAACATTACAGCATGCAACCATCTCAGCTTCAGTAGAGAAGATTTGACGAAGGAAGGCCAAGACCATAACTGTGCTTTGCACATATCTGTGAAATGCCAAGAAGATACCCTAGCAAGAGTCCTTGTGGACACTGACTCCTCTCTGAATATTTTACCTAAGAGGACGCTCGCTAAGTTGGCATATCAAGGGACTGAGATGAGGCCAAGCGCATTAATTGTCAAGGCATTCGATGGATTGAGGAGGACTGTCATAGGGGCGGTGAAGCTTCCAATATTAATTGGTCCACATGTATTTGAAATTACTTTTCAGGTTATGGACATCAACCCAAAttatagttgtttgcttggaAGACCGTGGATTCATGCCGCTGGGGCCGTGACTTCCACCTTGCACCAAAAAATGAAATTTGTTATTGGTGATAAGTTGGTGATTGTGTCTGGTGAGGAAGATCTTATGGTAAGCCACCTCTCTTCGTTCAGTTAcattgaggctgatgaggatgttttggaaacttctttccaagctcttgaaatagccaaCGTTGTCCTTATGGAAGTCGAAGAACCAAAGGAGAAGGGTATTCCATCTTTTGAATCATGGAAGAAAGCAAGATCAACCATTGAGGAAGGAAGTCCCAAAGGTTGGGGAGATGTTATTGATGTCAAACTAAAGCTAAACCGTTATGGGTTGGGTTACAAACCAACCAATGTCAAGAAGGAAGCATTAACCTCCATCGAAGGACGTCCGAAGACTATCCAAGAAGTGTTCGTCAGCACTGGATATCAAGTTAATGCTATTGATGAATATCTTGAAGATGAATATTTGAGCAACCTGGTGTACCAATCTGATGTGGCTTTGAACAATTGGAAGGCAATTGAAATCACTGAGATGtttcctttgtcaaagtaatTTATTGTTTTTCTTTGGTGTTTTCAAAATTCCATAGCTATGCCCAAAGCTATTGGACTATTTTGTAGGGCCACCTTTGCATTTCCAGGATTATATCAATGAAGGCGTTTTGTTAAATTCCTGTTTGTTCATTTACTTCTTTTTTCTCTTTCACTTTTAAAGAAAAATGGCAATCTTTCAAAACCATTAAAATGAAAATCATTTTCCTCTtgcattcctttatttttttttactttta includes:
- the LOC127138104 gene encoding uncharacterized protein LOC127138104 — protein: MTEEDPKDQDIAKATHLKISEIRDHMTTKGKMLGLTAKFLMNKAQYFARMRSVDAFEAVFALLIYGLFLFPSFDDFAAMDAIKNFLIGNPVPTLVADAYHSVHMRNSYSGGMITCCVPMLYKWFISHLPRSHAFWDLKDGLLWSQKIMSLTHSDIVWYSRDYDGVSIIDSCGGFSNVPLLGTKGGISYNPILARRQLDYPMRDKPKNIHLEGLFFKEYEDCKALKEKIVHAWRHVHKLEKKVLGKTNCVSLEPYLKWVQDRAINLKMPYPRQEPLPLADKEPTYIFMTDAKKLKISLTKAHRERDAWKNKYQIIKNEDEELQRQLKMKNEEELSNKTRKVQEDLFPYGVQSNTPRKLIVDKLVLEKAEMEEQIKKLNLRLLRESP
- the LOC127138105 gene encoding uncharacterized protein LOC127138105, giving the protein MAEQEQEMERVNEELTDLHGNIGQIMEMLQIIHAKMDTQPTIVSEIFNPVITPQPTITTPATWPPFGLPFGFVPPPQGQSTQHTVPLTTEVNQVIPTFAPTAMHTRVQPYFDDHHQVYDIPDMSEEGDERHEKLRENFETIEKRLRAMEGDQIFGAAAREMCLVSGLVIPAKFKTPNLDQYEGATCPKSHLIMYYRKMAAHMDNDKLMIHFFQDSLKGASSKWYLTLDQTRIRCFQDLSDAFIKQYKYNMDLAPDRRQLLSMSQKDSESFKEYAQR